A genomic segment from Candidatus Brocadia sinica JPN1 encodes:
- the hflC gene encoding protease modulator HflC, whose product MKKTVIVITIISVVAVLICLKASLYVVDVRLQAVITQFGKPIRTVTEPGLYGKVPFIQEVRYFDKRLLEWTGEPSDILTRDKENIGVGTWARWKIIDPLRFYTSLGTEARGQGVLDEVIESAVKNVVSAYTLKEVLRNTNRRLEYTTKELEEAEDVKKVLIKMGRDNIVEEIRKMAARALESRYGIELVDVRIKYINYVEAVIPKIYDRMRSERIRIANKYESEGRKEEAEILGSMKRELERIESEGYRTAEEIKGQADAEAVKIYAEAYEKAPEFYSFTKTLETYESTFNKQTHFILSTDGEYFRYLKSFRHEGKPAQD is encoded by the coding sequence ATGAAGAAGACGGTTATTGTCATTACAATCATCTCTGTGGTTGCCGTATTAATATGTCTAAAGGCCTCGTTATATGTTGTGGATGTACGGTTACAGGCTGTTATTACACAATTTGGAAAACCTATTCGAACAGTTACAGAACCAGGACTTTATGGAAAAGTGCCTTTCATTCAGGAGGTCAGATATTTTGACAAGCGGTTGCTGGAGTGGACGGGGGAACCGAGCGATATCCTGACGAGAGACAAGGAAAACATCGGTGTAGGTACATGGGCAAGATGGAAAATCATCGATCCGCTCAGATTCTATACCTCATTAGGAACAGAGGCGCGAGGCCAAGGGGTGCTGGATGAAGTAATTGAATCGGCAGTCAAAAACGTAGTCAGTGCATATACCTTAAAGGAAGTCTTAAGAAATACCAATCGTAGGTTGGAATATACGACAAAGGAATTGGAAGAGGCAGAAGATGTTAAAAAGGTATTGATTAAAATGGGCCGCGACAATATCGTTGAAGAAATCAGGAAAATGGCTGCACGCGCACTGGAAAGTCGTTATGGGATTGAATTGGTAGATGTTCGGATAAAGTATATTAATTATGTGGAGGCCGTCATTCCCAAGATATACGATCGAATGCGCTCCGAACGTATCCGTATCGCCAACAAGTACGAATCAGAGGGACGGAAAGAAGAGGCAGAAATCCTGGGTTCGATGAAAAGAGAACTGGAACGAATAGAATCAGAAGGATATCGCACCGCGGAGGAAATCAAGGGACAGGCTGACGCCGAGGCCGTGAAGATCTATGCCGAGGCATATGAAAAAGCGCCTGAATTCTATTCTTTTACAAAAACCCTGGAAACCTACGAATCGACCTTTAATAAACAAACCCACTTCATCCTTAGCACAGATGGAGAGTACTTCAGATATCTGAAGAGTTTCCGGCACGAAGGCAAACCGGCGCAAGACTAA
- the hflK gene encoding FtsH protease activity modulator HflK: protein MPDYGPYKRPQEIRFEDIPWGSIKKFIPPILIIIFVIITGYTAFYTVKANEEAVILRFGRYIETVGSGLHTKIPYGIDKVLKGEVKRIYNEEFGFRTEQRSFSSMIDYEYPDAKEEKLMLTGDLNCAEVHWVIRYKIKALEEYFFNVRDVRETIRGVSQAVMRTLIGDRSIDEVLTIGRTEIEQKSREDIQKILDSYKCGIDIQTVLLKGVDPPEPVKDAFNAVNQAIQIRDRIINDAEGQKNKILPAAEGKKEQVIKEAEGYRIRRVNEATGDVKAFLAVYEEYKKAEDVTRRRLFLETMSKVIPKCEKLYIFDKEVKGFLPILDLAGEGVKK from the coding sequence ATGCCCGATTACGGACCATACAAAAGACCGCAAGAAATACGATTCGAGGATATCCCATGGGGATCGATAAAAAAATTTATACCGCCCATATTAATTATTATCTTTGTCATTATTACAGGATATACTGCCTTTTATACGGTAAAAGCCAATGAAGAAGCTGTTATTCTGAGATTTGGCCGATATATAGAAACAGTCGGTTCCGGGCTTCATACCAAAATTCCCTACGGCATTGACAAGGTACTCAAAGGCGAAGTCAAACGTATTTATAATGAAGAGTTCGGATTCAGGACCGAACAACGTAGCTTTTCCAGTATGATTGATTACGAATACCCTGATGCAAAAGAAGAGAAATTAATGCTTACCGGAGACCTCAATTGCGCTGAAGTGCATTGGGTCATCCGATACAAAATAAAGGCGCTGGAAGAGTATTTTTTTAATGTAAGGGATGTCAGGGAAACCATTCGTGGCGTTTCACAGGCCGTCATGCGTACCTTAATCGGTGACCGCTCTATTGATGAGGTTTTGACCATTGGAAGGACGGAGATCGAGCAGAAGTCAAGGGAAGATATTCAAAAGATTTTGGATAGTTACAAATGTGGTATTGACATTCAAACGGTACTTCTGAAAGGGGTTGACCCGCCAGAACCCGTAAAAGATGCCTTTAATGCGGTAAACCAGGCAATTCAAATACGGGACAGAATTATTAATGATGCCGAAGGGCAAAAGAATAAGATACTGCCCGCGGCTGAGGGGAAAAAAGAACAGGTCATTAAAGAGGCTGAAGGATACCGGATAAGAAGGGTCAATGAGGCCACGGGAGATGTCAAGGCATTCCTGGCTGTCTATGAAGAATACAAGAAGGCAGAGGATGTTACCAGACGCAGGCTATTTTTGGAAACTATGTCAAAGGTTATCCCAAAATGTGAAAAGTTATACATTTTCGACAAAGAGGTAAAAGGGTTTCTCCCCATCCTTGATCTCGCCGGGGAAGGAGTGAAAAAATGA
- a CDS encoding glycosyltransferase: MRVAIVHDWLTGMRGGEKVLEVFCELFPEADIFTLIHCHGSVSKAIEDRNIQTSFLQRVPLAKRHYRSFLLFFPLAIEGFDMREYDMVLSSSHCVAKGVLTSPSAVHICYCHTPMRYVWDHYYTYFGNGKKGVIPRFLMPVIAHYLRIWDVASSNRVDYFVANSYHVANRIKKYYKRSAAVIYPPVDCSLYTPPESHREGDYYLIVSAFAPYKRIDIAVDAFERMGLPLIIIGSGQEEDQVRKMAKKHVQCIGWQSGESLKEYYRGCKALIFPGEEDFGIVPLEAQACGKPVIAFAKGGVLETVHGIYPHLDSSAETTQKHPETPTGVFFTKQTAESLVEAVRFFEDHKNLFNPLSIRKHAESFDRLTFKEKFKQYIEKLLC; this comes from the coding sequence ATGCGGGTGGCAATAGTCCATGACTGGCTGACCGGAATGCGAGGTGGGGAGAAGGTTTTGGAAGTTTTCTGCGAACTCTTTCCGGAGGCAGATATTTTTACATTAATCCATTGTCACGGCTCAGTTTCGAAGGCAATAGAGGACAGAAATATACAAACCTCCTTCCTCCAAAGAGTGCCTCTTGCGAAAAGGCACTATCGCTCTTTTCTGTTATTTTTTCCTTTAGCGATAGAAGGTTTCGATATGAGAGAGTATGATATGGTTCTGTCCAGCAGTCACTGCGTGGCCAAAGGGGTGCTGACATCTCCATCCGCAGTTCATATATGCTACTGCCATACCCCAATGCGTTATGTGTGGGATCATTACTACACCTATTTTGGCAACGGTAAAAAGGGGGTCATTCCCAGGTTTTTGATGCCTGTTATAGCACATTATTTGAGGATATGGGATGTTGCCTCCAGTAATCGTGTGGATTACTTTGTGGCAAACTCCTATCATGTCGCAAACCGGATAAAAAAATATTATAAAAGGTCGGCAGCGGTCATTTATCCGCCCGTAGATTGTTCACTTTATACACCTCCGGAGAGTCACAGAGAAGGAGACTACTATCTGATTGTATCGGCCTTTGCTCCCTATAAAAGGATTGATATTGCTGTAGACGCATTTGAAAGAATGGGTTTGCCACTCATCATTATCGGAAGTGGGCAAGAAGAAGATCAGGTCAGGAAGATGGCAAAAAAACACGTACAGTGTATTGGATGGCAATCCGGCGAATCGTTGAAGGAATATTACCGTGGATGCAAGGCGCTCATCTTTCCGGGTGAAGAAGACTTTGGGATCGTCCCTTTGGAGGCGCAGGCATGTGGAAAACCAGTGATTGCCTTTGCTAAAGGAGGAGTATTGGAAACCGTTCATGGTATATATCCTCACCTGGATTCATCTGCAGAAACAACACAGAAACATCCAGAAACACCCACAGGAGTATTTTTTACAAAACAAACTGCAGAATCTTTGGTGGAGGCTGTAAGATTTTTTGAGGATCATAAAAACCTATTCAATCCACTATCGATCAGAAAACACGCGGAAAGTTTTGATCGCTTAACATTTAAAGAAAAGTTTAAACAATATATTGAAAAACTTTTATGCTAA
- a CDS encoding M28 family peptidase, whose amino-acid sequence MRAVQTVIPVTIILVLILGGVWFIMLRMPGKRYQGPMPSLTEEQRLLREMLRKDVYKLADEIGDRNVRTNYENLCAAADFIEASLQQTGYKVDRQGYEVSLSGLQGRTCYNLEVEITGSERSGEIVVIGGHYDSLEDTPGANDNASGTAAVLALARAFAGKQTVRTLRFVTFVNEEPPYFQSKDMGSWVYVKRCRQRNENIIGMLSLETIGYYSDEKWSQNYPVAPLGLVYPTAGNFVAFVGNIKSRKLVRDVVGLFRRYAEFPSEAAALPEMLVGVGWSDQWAFWQGGYPGVMVTDTAPFRYPYYHTQEDTPDKIDYDQLAYVVSALEKVVAGLAGCKHETSRVNR is encoded by the coding sequence ATGCGGGCTGTACAAACAGTTATTCCCGTTACTATTATCCTCGTTCTTATCCTTGGTGGAGTATGGTTTATTATGCTTCGAATGCCGGGTAAAAGATATCAGGGGCCGATGCCTTCCCTGACGGAAGAACAAAGATTATTACGGGAAATGTTACGGAAAGATGTGTATAAACTTGCCGATGAGATCGGCGACCGCAATGTCAGAACGAATTACGAAAATCTTTGTGCTGCGGCTGATTTTATTGAGGCATCGTTGCAACAGACAGGATATAAAGTCGATCGACAGGGCTATGAAGTGAGTTTAAGTGGTCTGCAAGGTCGAACGTGTTATAATCTCGAAGTGGAAATCACCGGTTCAGAAAGATCTGGCGAAATTGTGGTAATTGGTGGGCACTACGACTCGCTCGAAGACACACCAGGGGCCAATGACAACGCATCGGGAACGGCTGCAGTTCTGGCATTAGCACGCGCTTTTGCTGGTAAACAAACTGTGCGGACACTTCGTTTTGTTACCTTCGTCAATGAAGAGCCGCCCTATTTTCAAAGTAAAGATATGGGCAGTTGGGTGTACGTGAAACGGTGCCGTCAACGGAACGAAAACATCATCGGCATGCTCAGCCTGGAAACTATCGGATACTATTCCGACGAAAAATGGAGTCAGAATTACCCCGTCGCTCCTCTGGGTCTCGTTTATCCAACTGCGGGAAATTTTGTGGCATTCGTTGGAAATATCAAATCACGTAAACTGGTGCGGGATGTAGTGGGATTGTTTCGCCGCTATGCAGAATTTCCATCTGAAGCAGCAGCATTACCAGAAATGCTTGTAGGCGTGGGCTGGTCTGACCAATGGGCATTCTGGCAGGGAGGATATCCAGGGGTTATGGTGACGGATACCGCACCTTTCAGGTATCCCTATTATCATACTCAGGAAGACACCCCTGACAAAATCGATTACGACCAGCTTGCATACGTGGTGAGCGCCCTGGAAAAGGTCGTGGCAGGCCTTGCGGGTTGTAAGCATGAAACCAGTAGGGTAAACAGATAA
- a CDS encoding AIR synthase family protein: protein MKYYSVGKLDYRLLEKLLNLNPINDPRVVVGPRVGEDAAVIDFGKKYLVAKTDPITFTTYRIGWYAVNVNANDIATMGATPKWFLATVLLPEGKTNAKLATQIFKDIITSTQKLNITLCGGHTEISYNIDRPIVIGHMLGEVKKDKLVVNSNAKPGDDLLLTKGIAIEGTAIIARKKETVIQKEFGDRLLKRAQAFIDRPGLSVVADALVANKTARIHAMHDPTEGGIATGILELAKASGTGVVIDAEKILCYEETKQICRLFDIQPLGLIASGALLIALDPKDTKAVIAILAKNSIPCTRIGKLTQKTEGLMICKNGKLVKMPTFKADEITKVL from the coding sequence ATGAAATATTATTCCGTAGGAAAACTTGACTATCGACTCCTGGAAAAACTTCTGAATTTAAACCCCATCAATGATCCAAGAGTCGTTGTTGGCCCAAGGGTTGGCGAGGATGCAGCCGTCATCGACTTTGGGAAAAAGTATCTCGTCGCCAAGACAGATCCCATCACCTTTACTACGTATCGCATCGGATGGTATGCCGTCAATGTGAATGCCAACGACATCGCTACGATGGGGGCGACTCCGAAGTGGTTCCTGGCAACGGTATTGCTCCCTGAAGGAAAGACGAATGCAAAACTGGCTACACAAATTTTTAAAGATATTATTACATCAACACAAAAACTCAATATTACCCTGTGCGGCGGCCATACTGAAATTTCCTATAACATCGACCGTCCTATTGTTATTGGTCATATGCTGGGTGAAGTCAAAAAGGATAAGCTTGTGGTAAACTCGAATGCGAAACCAGGCGATGATCTTTTACTTACCAAGGGTATTGCTATAGAAGGAACAGCCATTATTGCGCGAAAAAAGGAAACAGTAATACAAAAGGAATTTGGTGACCGACTCCTTAAAAGGGCGCAGGCATTCATTGACAGGCCGGGATTGAGTGTCGTTGCAGATGCCCTGGTCGCCAATAAAACAGCCAGAATCCATGCCATGCATGACCCAACGGAAGGTGGGATTGCTACGGGTATTCTGGAACTTGCAAAGGCATCAGGGACAGGAGTTGTTATTGATGCAGAAAAGATTCTGTGTTATGAAGAAACCAAACAGATTTGCAGGCTATTTGACATCCAACCGCTCGGTCTCATTGCATCGGGGGCATTATTGATAGCACTCGACCCAAAAGACACAAAAGCAGTTATCGCCATCCTGGCAAAAAATAGTATTCCATGTACCCGGATAGGAAAACTTACACAAAAAACTGAGGGATTAATGATTTGTAAAAATGGCAAGCTTGTAAAAATGCCGACATTTAAGGCAGACGAAATTACAAAGGTTTTATAA
- a CDS encoding MBL fold metallo-hydrolase, translating to MQKEQYVCTICGFNMVGYYPDFCPFCGAPKEKFITSMECSAKYKVKVTPVNEKITRLNSVPPLGFEHAAYRIETGGKAFWIDCPSCFDTSLKPADAIMFTHHHFLGASNQYRDLFHAPVRIHKLDSAHNICLAFTFDVTFTENFTELGIEAFHIGGHTPGFTLYLFEDVLLICDYVFLRGNGMQFNPFGPQKETRECATKIDRILQGRELNKVCGWNYVSDYKDWKERFDHLFRRG from the coding sequence ATGCAAAAGGAACAATATGTCTGTACCATATGCGGCTTTAATATGGTAGGCTATTATCCGGACTTTTGCCCATTCTGTGGGGCTCCAAAGGAAAAATTCATTACTTCGATGGAATGCTCCGCAAAATACAAAGTCAAGGTCACTCCCGTTAATGAAAAGATTACGCGCTTAAACTCCGTACCGCCTCTTGGTTTTGAGCATGCTGCCTACCGTATCGAGACAGGCGGGAAGGCATTTTGGATAGACTGTCCTTCATGCTTCGATACGAGCCTTAAACCGGCAGACGCCATCATGTTTACCCATCATCACTTTCTCGGTGCAAGCAATCAGTACCGCGACTTATTCCACGCCCCGGTACGGATCCATAAGCTGGACTCTGCCCACAACATCTGCCTTGCCTTCACCTTCGATGTGACCTTTACGGAAAATTTCACTGAACTGGGCATCGAGGCATTCCATATCGGCGGCCACACCCCGGGTTTCACCCTTTATCTCTTTGAGGATGTCCTGCTCATCTGTGACTATGTGTTCCTCAGGGGGAATGGAATGCAATTCAATCCCTTTGGCCCGCAGAAAGAAACCAGGGAATGCGCGACCAAAATCGATAGGATACTACAAGGCAGAGAATTAAACAAGGTTTGTGGGTGGAATTATGTGTCTGATTATAAAGACTGGAAAGAGAGATTCGACCACCTGTTCAGAAGGGGCTAA
- a CDS encoding sugar transferase produces MNLRTAIEDCLTRIVDIVCSFFLLTVLLPLFFIIAILVKIDSRGPVFFLQKRCGRYGRVFHMYKFRTMVKEAEFLKKRLKNEMDGPMFKMRNDPRITKSGRILRKYSLDELPQLINVFKGQMSLVGPRPLADEEMTGDDNWRKIRLSVKPGMTGLWQIMGRESGKFSDWVNYDVAYVQKRSPLLDLKILFFTVFTVFSKVGT; encoded by the coding sequence ATGAATCTAAGGACTGCAATAGAAGACTGTTTAACGAGAATCGTGGATATTGTATGCAGCTTTTTTTTACTTACCGTTCTTCTTCCTCTGTTTTTCATTATTGCCATTTTGGTAAAAATAGATAGCAGAGGACCTGTTTTCTTTTTGCAGAAGCGGTGTGGCAGGTATGGAAGGGTATTTCATATGTACAAATTCAGGACAATGGTTAAAGAAGCAGAGTTCCTGAAAAAAAGACTCAAGAACGAGATGGACGGCCCCATGTTTAAAATGAGGAATGACCCGAGAATTACAAAATCAGGAAGGATTCTCAGAAAGTATAGCCTTGACGAATTACCTCAGTTGATTAATGTTTTCAAAGGACAGATGAGCCTTGTTGGTCCAAGGCCTCTGGCAGACGAAGAGATGACGGGAGACGACAATTGGAGAAAAATCAGGCTTTCGGTTAAGCCGGGTATGACCGGACTTTGGCAAATAATGGGGAGGGAGAGCGGCAAATTCAGCGATTGGGTAAATTACGACGTCGCCTACGTGCAGAAAAGATCACCCCTTTTGGATTTAAAAATCCTTTTTTTTACCGTATTTACTGTTTTTAGCAAAGTAGGGACATAA
- a CDS encoding GNAT family N-acetyltransferase has translation MFRVVTNLDDLIKVFIVRGIVFIEEQGVSYKIERDEYDYSATHILGEENGEPFAAGRIRTHGEYAKLERIAIRESYRGKNLGNKLTEFMISTAKERGFKKFKVHAQASLTDFYRKHGFEIISDIFKEAGIDHYVMIRNDSDK, from the coding sequence ATGTTTAGAGTAGTAACAAATCTCGACGATTTGATTAAGGTGTTTATCGTACGCGGTATTGTGTTTATTGAAGAACAGGGGGTTTCGTATAAAATAGAACGCGACGAGTATGACTACTCTGCAACGCATATTTTGGGAGAAGAAAACGGAGAGCCCTTTGCAGCAGGCCGTATACGGACACATGGTGAGTATGCAAAACTGGAACGCATTGCAATACGGGAATCGTACCGGGGAAAGAATCTGGGCAACAAACTGACTGAGTTTATGATTTCAACTGCAAAAGAACGAGGATTTAAGAAATTCAAGGTGCATGCCCAGGCAAGTCTTACCGACTTTTATCGGAAACATGGGTTCGAGATCATTAGCGATATATTCAAAGAGGCTGGTATTGACCACTATGTAATGATCCGTAACGATTCGGATAAATAA
- a CDS encoding class I SAM-dependent methyltransferase — protein MTDGKSRIFLSVVFFLLATCSVCCTNLKRFAYEGFWRDRWQHPGQAIRVLEIQTGQHIADLGSGSGYFTFRLADAVGPNGKVYAVDVDQGMNKYMEKQARKRGYPNIEVILAQHHDPLIPGDGVDLIFTCNTYHHIKDRVAYFSQTRRCLKPSGRIAIMDFNGKGWFQKILPHFTASEVIKKEMESAGYHLQHEFNFLPRQHFLVFSLGKE, from the coding sequence ATGACAGATGGGAAAAGCCGCATATTTTTATCCGTAGTTTTCTTTCTCCTTGCGACCTGTAGTGTTTGCTGTACGAACCTCAAGCGTTTTGCATACGAGGGGTTCTGGCGGGATAGGTGGCAACATCCTGGGCAGGCAATCCGCGTCCTTGAGATACAGACTGGCCAGCACATCGCCGACCTTGGTTCCGGCAGTGGCTACTTTACCTTCCGTTTGGCGGATGCAGTTGGCCCAAACGGCAAGGTATATGCCGTGGATGTTGACCAGGGGATGAATAAATATATGGAGAAACAAGCAAGAAAAAGAGGCTACCCGAACATCGAGGTCATTCTTGCTCAGCATCATGACCCGCTTATTCCGGGAGATGGGGTAGACTTGATCTTTACCTGTAATACGTATCATCATATCAAAGACAGGGTGGCGTATTTTTCTCAAACCAGAAGATGCCTAAAACCGAGCGGTCGCATTGCAATCATGGACTTCAATGGGAAAGGGTGGTTCCAAAAGATTTTGCCACACTTCACGGCAAGCGAAGTAATAAAGAAGGAGATGGAGTCGGCTGGCTATCACCTCCAACACGAATTCAACTTTCTACCAAGGCAACATTTCCTGGTATTTTCTCTGGGCAAAGAGTAA
- a CDS encoding adenosine deaminase, whose amino-acid sequence MKTLIRDIPKAELHIHIEGSLEPELMFKISRRNGLSLPFHSVEEVRKAYKFTNLQSFLDIYYEGMRVLRQEQDFYDITRAYLERIHAQNVCHTEIFFDPQAHTVRGIPFETIVTGIHHALLDAQQQRGISSKLIMCFQRYLSVESAMETLHQALPFREWIIGVGLDSSELGHPPEKFIPVFAKALEEGFLTVAHAGEEGPAEYIWQALEKLKVSRIDHGVHCVEDARLVKKLIAEQIPLTVCPLSNVKLRIFNALSEHNLKQMLDSGLCVTVNSDDPAYFGGYITENFMAVQEALNLDHNDIYHLVKNSFQATFLNKKEKQDLLDRLEKFMSQYKQKGLVKDKDTFDRRGYPLLKI is encoded by the coding sequence GTGAAAACACTCATCCGTGACATTCCAAAGGCAGAACTGCATATTCACATTGAAGGTTCACTCGAACCCGAACTCATGTTTAAGATCTCAAGGCGTAATGGCTTGTCACTCCCATTTCATTCTGTAGAAGAGGTACGCAAGGCCTATAAATTTACAAATCTTCAGTCATTTCTGGACATTTATTATGAAGGCATGCGTGTACTGCGTCAGGAACAAGATTTTTACGATATAACCCGGGCATATTTAGAAAGAATACACGCCCAAAATGTATGCCATACGGAAATATTTTTTGACCCGCAGGCCCATACCGTCAGGGGTATACCTTTTGAAACGATAGTTACGGGGATACATCATGCCTTGCTGGATGCACAGCAACAGCGGGGTATCTCATCAAAACTTATCATGTGTTTTCAGCGGTATCTTAGCGTTGAGTCGGCTATGGAAACGTTGCATCAGGCATTGCCATTCAGAGAATGGATCATTGGAGTAGGGCTCGATTCATCAGAACTAGGTCATCCACCGGAAAAATTCATCCCAGTATTTGCTAAAGCGCTGGAAGAGGGATTTTTGACAGTTGCACATGCAGGTGAAGAAGGACCGGCAGAATACATCTGGCAGGCATTGGAAAAACTCAAGGTATCACGCATCGATCACGGAGTTCACTGTGTCGAAGATGCGAGATTGGTAAAAAAGCTCATTGCAGAACAAATCCCATTAACCGTTTGTCCCCTTTCCAATGTCAAGCTTCGCATTTTCAATGCCTTATCAGAACACAATCTGAAACAGATGCTTGATTCAGGACTGTGTGTCACCGTGAACTCTGACGACCCTGCATATTTTGGCGGCTATATAACAGAGAATTTCATGGCAGTACAAGAAGCCCTGAACCTGGACCATAATGATATTTATCATCTGGTAAAAAACTCGTTCCAGGCTACATTTCTTAATAAAAAAGAGAAGCAAGACTTACTGGATCGGTTGGAAAAATTTATGTCTCAGTATAAACAAAAGGGTTTGGTAAAGGATAAAGACACTTTCGATCGTAGGGGATATCCTTTGCTTAAAATCTGA
- a CDS encoding pirin family protein, with product MITVRRPEDIYQAEGDIQNGTFHGRWHFSFDEYHDPEYMQFGTLRVFNDDTLSPGAVWPLHYHREIEVVTYCAGGEFRHADEDGEGGVLKKGWVQHTTIGKGMYHSEINNLPDKPMRFIQMWFFPSESGLEPSVGQKRVERAERTNRLLPLVSNEHMDALPIHSNAQVHSSFLQAGRTLDYQIRDWRGVYLYVLEGGPVQVNNHLVPALGAAKVVEETRLHVKAETDAELLLVDVHLI from the coding sequence ATGATCACAGTTCGAAGACCAGAAGATATCTATCAGGCAGAGGGCGATATCCAGAACGGCACATTTCATGGCCGCTGGCATTTTTCTTTTGACGAATACCATGACCCTGAATATATGCAATTCGGGACTTTACGGGTATTTAATGACGATACCCTTTCTCCGGGTGCCGTGTGGCCATTGCATTATCATCGGGAGATCGAGGTGGTGACGTATTGTGCTGGCGGGGAGTTCCGCCATGCTGACGAAGACGGAGAGGGCGGAGTTCTAAAAAAGGGTTGGGTACAACACACAACGATCGGTAAAGGTATGTACCACTCTGAAATTAACAATCTTCCAGATAAGCCAATGAGGTTTATTCAGATGTGGTTCTTCCCCTCTGAAAGCGGTCTGGAACCTTCAGTGGGACAAAAGAGGGTGGAACGTGCAGAACGGACGAATCGACTCCTTCCCCTTGTTTCCAATGAACACATGGACGCCCTTCCCATACACTCCAATGCACAGGTTCATTCCTCTTTCCTCCAGGCTGGGCGGACATTAGATTACCAGATCAGAGACTGGAGGGGAGTCTATCTCTATGTGCTCGAGGGAGGGCCTGTTCAGGTAAATAATCACCTTGTTCCTGCCCTGGGTGCTGCAAAGGTTGTTGAAGAAACAAGACTTCATGTAAAGGCAGAAACTGATGCAGAACTCCTTCTTGTGGATGTGCATCTGATTTAG
- a CDS encoding RluA family pseudouridine synthase: MQKLIFTREDDIHTLLHFIARKLTLSKKKAKQLLDERLVFVNKRRVWIASYQLHKGDVVEILTKEVKSQKFQKSTILYKDDHYLVVSKPPAMVTNGPESLESNLRVYFQDNHIQAVHRLDKDTSGAVIFATNKDAFERMKELFKKNLLKKVYRVIVRGSIGKQTFTIDSPIHGQKAMTHVRLLKKGKDASYLEVNIETGRTHQIRIHLTSVGHPVIGETEYDRKPIERPLLRRIRRQMLHAYQISFIHPYTQKIVSITAETPGDFNQCLKLLGL; this comes from the coding sequence ATGCAAAAACTTATATTTACTCGTGAAGATGACATACACACGCTGCTACATTTTATTGCCCGGAAACTAACCTTATCCAAAAAAAAGGCGAAGCAACTTCTGGATGAGCGATTGGTTTTTGTAAACAAAAGACGTGTGTGGATTGCTTCCTACCAGCTACACAAAGGGGACGTGGTTGAAATCCTTACAAAAGAAGTGAAATCCCAAAAGTTTCAGAAAAGTACTATACTCTATAAAGATGACCATTATCTGGTCGTTTCAAAACCTCCTGCTATGGTAACAAATGGGCCTGAAAGTCTTGAAAGCAACCTGAGGGTATACTTTCAGGACAACCATATCCAGGCTGTTCACCGGCTCGACAAAGATACCTCTGGCGCCGTTATCTTTGCGACGAACAAGGATGCCTTCGAGCGTATGAAGGAATTATTTAAAAAAAATCTATTGAAGAAGGTCTACAGGGTGATTGTGCGGGGTAGTATAGGGAAACAGACCTTTACCATAGATAGCCCAATTCATGGGCAAAAGGCCATGACACATGTAAGACTCTTAAAGAAAGGTAAAGATGCCTCCTATCTGGAGGTAAATATCGAGACTGGCAGGACGCATCAGATCAGGATACATCTCACCTCTGTTGGACATCCTGTTATAGGTGAAACAGAATATGATCGCAAGCCGATCGAACGCCCGCTATTAAGACGAATCCGAAGACAAATGCTCCATGCTTATCAAATATCCTTTATCCATCCCTATACACAGAAGATAGTATCCATCACAGCGGAAACCCCTGGCGATTTCAATCAGTGCCTTAAACTTTTAGGGTTATAG